Within the Phalacrocorax aristotelis chromosome 13, bGulAri2.1, whole genome shotgun sequence genome, the region CACCGCCCTCTAGCCGGCCACCCGCAGAGCACCCGCCAGAGCCCGACGACCTCGTCCCAGGGACCGGGAGCTGCTGGTAcctcctctgccagcacctGCACACCATGCCCTCCTCCACACGCCTCCGATGCGCCTGCAGCACGGCCAGGACATGCCTGCAAGGGAGCCGGTAGCGGCGgtggaagcagcagctgcagctccagcagtcCTGCCTCACCCGGTGCGCACCTTCCAGCAGCTGAACCACAAGGCTGCCCGGCCTGGGGCTGAGCAGCTGGCTGGACATCTGCACCACCTCCCACTCCTTCAGGCACAGCCAGAAGCCCAGGTCCGTACAGGTCTCCCAGAGCATGGCCAGCAAGCAGCCCATccccactgcagcagcctgcccAGTGGTCTTGGGGCACTCAGCAAGAGGCAGAGCACCAGAAACAGAGCCTGGTCCTGCCGCAGCTCCAACACACATGTATGGCTTCTCCTGGAGGCTGCTCCAACCATCCTCCTTGGTGCTCAAGAAACTCTGGTTCAGGCTTCCTAAGCCTCTAGAATCAAGGCAGTCTGCACACTCCAGAAAACAAAGAGCGCTCGCCTCCAAGGACAGCTGCTGGCCGAACAGACTGGATAATTGGTGCATGATGAGGTCCAGGCTGTCCATGTGCATGCTGCAGGAGTGCAGACCTTTCTCTGCATGCATGCACTACAGCAGCTTGCAGGAGAACCAGTTGGCTTGCAGTTAGTTGTACAGCTCCAGGCTGACCACACGCTTCACCAGCTGGGACAGGGCATCCAGACTTGCAGCCGAAGGGGAAAACACAGCCTTCTGCAAGGCCAGCATCAAGTTCTGCTTGAAGGAAGGGGacatttctgcttccttcaTGTTTTTCTCAAGCAATTGGACAGTGTGATAGATAGAAAGGAGCACCTGGGCAGAGGGAAATAGCTCGCAGAGGACGGCTTTGTGAAAGGAGGACACATCAGTGAAAACAACCTGGACCTTTTGCCACTTGGGGTTGAACTCCTTGAAGACTGTCAGCATTTTCCTGATGCTGTGCCCTGTGTCATCCTTCAGCAGTGACAAGTGCACCACTCTCCCCACTCGCTCCTTACTCTCTACAAGGAAGGCATAGAGCACATGTCCACCCTTACTCAGCACCCTGTGCAGCAGGAGGGTCTCAGGGAGCTCCATAAATGAGCTCTTCGTCTTGCTGGTCTGGAAGCTGAGTCTGTCCAGGCCATGTCTGTGCTAACTGAGGCCAGCGACCCCCTGTCCACCCTCAGGAAAGTTTTCATGACCTCAGCAAACCTGACAAGAGCTGAGGCCGAGGCATTTTCCTTCACTGCCTCAGGGAACGTGGGAGCCCAGTACAGAGCAGGCACCCTGTCCACCAGTTGTCCTGTGACCACATGTGAGTCCTCATCCATAGCAGCACCGCGGTCGGTCCCACCTGCCTGCCGCTGCTTACGCAGTTTTGTTGCGGGGCCGTCATGTGCCGCAGTACTTGCCATCGCAGCGGTGGCTCTGATCAGGGAAAACACTGAGTCTGTGTGGACATGGTTGCTATTCAGTTCACTGATCACAAGCTGGTCTATGACCTCCTTATACTGCAACAAAAAATACACCGGACACAAGCTGGGCggctgctgccttctcttctTGCTGTATTTTTGGGTCCGAGCACAACCAAACTTCACCTGCATGAACCTGCAAACGTTGAGAAGGCATTAGCGGGGGAAGCAATGGTGGTGTAGGCTGCCAGCATTTAGTTTTGACTTTTCTTGCATGCCAACTCTATATTCAGTTAGAGAGCACAAAAATCCCCACGTATCCCAGTCAGACATGCAGGTTGGCTGTCTGCACAGCAAAGCCTGGGGCAAGAAAGCACAAACACAGGAGAAACAAAGGAACCAAGAGTCACAACAGCCATGACCTGATACTACAAACCAGCCCCAGTGCTTGTTCCCAACAGTGCCTCTACTTCTGCTCTCCAGAAACCTCAAAGCCATCAATAAAACTTGGTACCTGCGTGTTTGTGTCTTACTCTCTTTCAGCACATATCATTTCTGCAACTCCTCTGCGCCTGGAGAAGCAGGCTACAACATAGCAGGAAAGGCTTCAAGGCATGagattaaattatattttaagaagGCAAGGGGAGCACTTGTGTAACAGGAGAATGACCTTGCAGCCTTTGAACCCGTGAACATACCCACTGAAGAAACGACATGACATCACAGCATCACTAGACctgttcagagaagcaaaaggtACAGAATCGAGTACTGTGAGagggaaaactgaaaacacttcTCCATTGTGGTGAGATACAGGCAGCTAGGACACCAATATTTAGCATCCTGCTATCTGAGGGAATAGAGGTGGGCATTGTAGTTCGCCAGCAGTTTCAAAGATCAAGGCTACAGGTTTTGCTACAAGAGGTGGAGAGATTTGTCGCACAGAGCGGCAGAGTAAAACAGAGCTAAGCAGCAGACACCGGAGAGCGGAGTGCCAGTCAGAGTGCTAGTCAGGGGACAGAGCACAATGAGACGCTGGGACACAGCTGGGCAGTCACGGGTGAGGTACGAGTGACATGAGAACAGCTGAGACTATGAAAAGAGCAAGTGCATGACATAGCCAACAGCATTCTTCTCCCCGGGTGTACTACGCTGTCAGGATCAACCCTAACAAAGTCACAGAATAAAATGGTTATAAAAGCGTTCGACCAGGTGCAGACAAGGGCTCACGCCCTGCTTAAGAGCGCTGGTTTGGGGTCTGAGGGCTGGCTGAcggctctgcctgcagctcgCTCCGCCGCGGGCCGGGCGCTCTCGCCGGTGTCCGGTACCGCCTGGGGAGTCCTCCGGGGAACCCTCGCCCCCTCTCCCCGCGTCCCGGGACTAGGCGCCCAGCCCTGCACCGGCTGCTGCGAGGCACCGAGGCTGCCTAGCTCCGCGGCGGCAGGGCCGCgcactgggggtgggggcggcctTACACGACATCCTGGCGGACGGCGGTGCCGTGCTGCCTGTTGTGGCAGCGAACAGAGACGCAGCTCCGCAGGCCGTACCGACACCCCTGCGCCAGTCTGCAGGCGCAGAAACACTCCCTGAAGTCCTCGTAGCTCCTGAAGCAGGATCCCAGCTCCATGGCGGGGACCAGGCCCGCCCCTGGGACACCGGGAAACCAGATGGGACACCGCCCATACTCTGAAAGTGGCCAATCAGAAGCGTTCTCTCCGGATTGGCAGGAGGCGAGCTAACCAGCCCAGAGCTTTAGGGGGGGTTGTGTGTCCACCACCTGGGTGAGTGACGGCTCGGCGGCCCAATCATCTGGCGGGCGCTGCCGGGGCGGCCGGATGTTGCCGTTGTCAGTGGCGCCGGTTCCGGGTCGCTGAGGAGATGGCGGCCCCGGGCGGCGCCGGTGGGGCTGGCGGGCGGCCGGAGCCGGAGCGGCTGCCGCTGCCCGGTGACCTGCGCAGCGTGCTGATCACGAGCGTGCTGAACCTGGAGCGGCTGGACATCGACCTGTTCAGGTGCGTGGGGGCACTGGGCCGCGGGGACTGGaccgccctccccgccgccgccctcaCTGCCGCCGCCTTCTCCCCCCCGCAGGGGCCGGCACCACTGGGTGCCCGCAACGCAGCGCCTCTTCGGCGGGCAGATCGTGGGCCAGGCCCTGGTGGCCGCCGCCCGCGCCGTCAGCCGCCACGAACAGGTCCATTCGCTGCACTGTTACTTCGTGCGGGCAGGTGGGaaccgggccgggccggggggaaCCGGGCTGCGGGGGCAGGAACAGGTCGGGGACCGTGGCGTGCTGGGGTACTGATCTCAGGACCGTGGGGGGCCTGGGGCCAGGAGGCAGCGGTGGGGCAGAGGGTAGAGTGTGGAGGCTGATGTGGGggatggggtgcagggggtgggggtgctggtaTTTGTGGTGGGACTGGGGCCAGGCAGTGAATGCAGCAGCTGAGGGGCTGGGGAAGCCAGGGCTGAGGCCCACAGAGGTGAGCTGGTGCCACCATCCCAGCTCCACATGGCAAGGAGAGGGTGCAGTTGGCCCCTCCAGCTCAGGGTACAGTGGGGTcatcctgcccagccccagtgctCAGCCTCTGTAGGTGAGGTTCCTTCTGTGGTGTGTGGTGGCTCAATGGTAGaatattccttttctgtcttaGGGGATCCCAAGGTGCCGGTGCTGTACAAGGTGGAGCGGACCCGAACAGGGAAGAGCTTCTCTGTTCGTTCTGTAAAGGCCATCCAGCATGGAAAGCCAATCTTCACCTGCCAGGCCTCCTTCCAGCTCTCCCAGGAAAGCCCAGTGCAGCACCAGTTCACCATGCCTGCTGTGCCGCCCCCTGAGGAGCTGCTGACACAAGAGGAGCTCATCCAGAAGTTcttgcagtgagcagggcaGAAGGGGCATGCCAAGGGCactcttccctgcagctggggcttAGGGAGGTACAGGGATTGGGGTGACTGCCTGAAGAGTTCCCTCATATGCCTGGGAGGAGAgtagagaagcagcaaagggcagggcaggagctgtgcctCTCGTTCCTTTCTGTGCGCCCTGGATCCCTGGGCTGAAGCTGCTGCCAATGGGATGTGTCCCTGGCCTGCCTGGCATTAACCTCACTTCTCTGTGCTGGTCTACAGGAATCCTAACTTGGCAGAGAATTACAAAAAGCATCTCAACAAGATTCAAGCTGAAGATGTGCCAATTGATATTAAACCCGTGAACCCACCAGATATATTCTGTTCGGAGCCACAGGAGCCAAAGCAGCTCCTCTGGGTGCGAGCACGAGGCTACATAGGTGGGTCCCTCCAGGAGGGTGGTCCAGCTGCCTCATGAGCCAAGGGCTTGGGCTCAAGCTCACGCTGTAAAGCACACTTGTGATGGAGTGGGCTGAGAGGGTTGTGATTCAGATGCTGTCCATGCCCTAAGCCTGTGGGGAAGCCTGGAGATTTCAAGGCTGAAATATGGGTGTGGGTGTCAGAGCATAAAGCAATGCCTGTGTGCTGTGCTTAGCCACAGCAGGCTTTTTCCGGGAGGGCACAGCAAGGGGAGCAGGTCTGAAAGAGCGTCTTAGCTCTTCTCAGCCAGCAGCTGACCCTCAGGGAAACAGAGCTCCTGGGGCTTTGCCTCATGCTACATGCCAGGCTTGTCCCATGGTCGCCCCGCAGGGGACTGGCAATGCCGGTTGCTTTGCAGGAGAGACTGACATGAAGGTGCACTGCTGTGTGGCTGCCTACATCTCCGACTACGCCTTCCTGGGCACAGCCTTGCTCAGGCACCGGCAGTACCACATCAAGTTCATGGCATCCCTTGACCATTCCATGTGGTTCCACGCACCCTTCCGAGCAGACCACTGGATGCTGTACGAGTGTGAGAGCCCATGGGCTGGTGAGTCCACATTGTGTTCCCCGGGGACCCGAGTGGCAAAGGTGAGCTATGCCCATCCCTGGGGGCAGTGGGCTGTGGTCTGACAGGCACTCTCCACAGGCGGGTGCCGGGGTCTGGTGCAGGGACGGCTGTGGCGCAGAGATGGGGTCCTGGCTGTCACCTGTGCACAGGAAGGAGTGTTCAGGGTGGAGCAAACACCAAACCAGAGCAAGCTCTAGCTGAGGAACCCCCATGGGCTGGGGCTCAGGTATGTGAGGGAGGGACCCTGAGACCAAAACAGATGCGAGCAAGGCCGGACCTGGGCAGGAACGGGAAGGAGCCTCAAAGGAGACCAGGTTGGATCCAGCACTGGGGGAGTGCTGGTGCCAGAGGCCCTCTGCGACAGATGGGGACCTGCAGAGGCATCTGCTGTGACCGActgccagctgcagagcacGTAACCGCACACTACTATCAACCACCCTTCACCTGTCTTAAATAAAGCCGTCAGGTGAACAGCTGGGCTGCATCCCCTGGAGTTTGTCCCCTTAGCTCCCATGATTGTGCTCACTCAAGGGAGCCTCTCCTGGAAGGGGAAGGATGGGCAgtgcaggggtgctgggggctggctCTGCCCCCGCAACAGGCTGGTCACAGGAGGGGAAAGTGCTACTGCGGCACATGTGGCTTCCCCTTCTCACTtctcctgccctccctgtgcCCAGTCGCTGCTTCTGCTCACCCTTGGCCTCGTCCTCAGGGCTGGGCTTGGGAGGGGGCTCAGCCGCTGGGAGCCAGGGAAAGGGGATGTCCCACCTTGGTGGGGGCAGCTTGAGGCTTCCCGTTGATGGTGTCCTGGGGGAAGTGAAGCTGAACAGATGCAGCAGGCACTTTGCTCTTCTTCCTACcaagattttattaaataaaccCTTTTTTATTACATAAGTTTTATGGGAAGTTCCTGGCAAGAGCCCCAGACCCTGCCAGAAGGCCTCCCGTTCCCTTACACAGTGCCAGTATGTCCCAGCTAAGTCCTGTCCACTCTAGAAGCCCCCTGCAGCGGGGGAGCTGGctcccagcagtgctgtgagCACCTGGCTCTGCAGGACAGACTAACCGCAGAGAAAGTGCATTTTCGAGGCCGCTCTTGGGTGTGGGCTGTGCTGCCTCCCTGTCCCATACCCACCTGTGGCATCTCCCTTGCTTATCCTGGCCACCCCAGGCacaagccccacgcagccccctgccctcctgccagcGTGGGTGCCGGTGGCAGGACACTCATTCCAGAGGCTCCTTGATCAGACACTCCTTCAGggtgggctgctgctgcaggggtggccCAGCCTCCTGCAGGTCCTGCAGCCGGGCTTCCGAGCGCCGCTTGTCCTTGCCCACCTTCCAGGCCAGGTGGATGTGGGCTTGCAGGAAGGGTCCCAGCAGTGGGTGGCTGCCTTGggcctccagcagctgcagtgcctgctcGCAGCAGCTGTGGGCCTCGCAAAGTTCATCTAGCTCCTGGTGGCAGACGGCCAGCCCGGCCAGTGTCAGGAGGAAGCGGCCAGAGCTGCAGACCCCCAGCCGGTCCTGCAGCCGATAGGCATTGGCCCAGGTGGCCAGGGCCTCCCGGTACATGCCGGTGCAGGTCAGGCGCTGCGCGGCCCGCAGGTCCTGCAGGAAGAAGAACTCGAGGAACTCAGGGGAGCGGCGGATCTCAGCAATGGAGTGCAGGTGGGACAAGAACTGCTCAAAGGCTCGGCTCCGCTTGGCAATAGTCTCAGCGGTGAAGTTCCGGCGCAGCCTCTTCCTGGGGAAGGCTACGCCAGCCATGTCACAGCTGAAGCGGCAGCGCAGGCGGCGGTTCAGCCGCTCGAAGTCCGAGTAGCGCCGGGCAATGACAGCAGGGGCCTTGTCGAACTGGCCGGAGCGGATCAGGTAGATGGTGTAGAGCTGCGGGGGGAGCTGGGTGTCAGTGTGGTGCCATGGGCATGCTGCTCCCATAAGGCTGGACAGAGCCGGGTGTGTGGCCACAGAGGGGCCACAGTGGGGTTTgcccaggcaggagggagcaggctaggctgctgcagctgcagcacccatCAGCAATAGTTACCTGAGGCTCATCTGAGCCACCAGCACCGTCCGAGCAGCACagggaaagacagagagaaataaGCGCCAGCCCCATGggccccctgccctggcagggagcaggaccCACACACGCCCCACGCCCACCTCGTCATGCCCAGCCCCGCCGGGCTCACTCACCACGTACTTGGAGGAGCGCTCGTTGACCACGCTGGCGCTGGTGACCTCAAAGAGCAGCCGCTGTGGTGCCAGGCTGCCCCGCGACTTCTTCCACAGCTCCTGGAGCTGCCGGGTCAgcaagctgctgccagggcGCTCTGCCGCAGGGCTCCACTCTGCACCGGGAGAGGGATGTCAGCCCACCGGCTGCTGGGATGGGGCTCTCCCAGTGCCCCAACATCTCCGGGCTACTGGCCCCCACCATCGCTTGGGTCCCTCCCAGGGTTCTGCTGCCCCGGGGAGCACCCCTGGCACCCCCAGCACACTGTCCCCAGCACCTGCCTCCGTCCTCTGCACCcgctgctgcccctgccagctGCGGAGGCtcccc harbors:
- the SNX21 gene encoding sorting nexin-21; protein product: MAAHILHRLRHALAGEGSREERARGSSEVEDFPESSELEDDTEGLSTRLSGTLSFTSHEEEDEDEDEEVDGAGEELGEPPQLAGAAAGAEDGEWSPAAERPGSSLLTRQLQELWKKSRGSLAPQRLLFEVTSASVVNERSSKYVLYTIYLIRSGQFDKAPAVIARRYSDFERLNRRLRCRFSCDMAGVAFPRKRLRRNFTAETIAKRSRAFEQFLSHLHSIAEIRRSPEFLEFFFLQDLRAAQRLTCTGMYREALATWANAYRLQDRLGVCSSGRFLLTLAGLAVCHQELDELCEAHSCCEQALQLLEAQGSHPLLGPFLQAHIHLAWKVGKDKRRSEARLQDLQEAGPPLQQQPTLKECLIKEPLE
- the ZSWIM3 gene encoding LOW QUALITY PROTEIN: zinc finger SWIM domain-containing protein 3 (The sequence of the model RefSeq protein was modified relative to this genomic sequence to represent the inferred CDS: inserted 1 base in 1 codon; substituted 2 bases at 2 genomic stop codons); the protein is MELGSCFRSYEDFRECFCACRLAQGCRYGLRSCVSVRCHNRQHGTAVRQDVVFMQVKFGCARTQKYSKKRRQQPPSLCPVYFLLQYKEVIDQLVISELNSNHVHTDSVFSLIRATAAMASTAAHDGPATKLRKQRQAGGTDRGAAMDEDSHVVTGQLVDRVPALYWAPTFPEAVKENASASALVRFAEVMKTFLRVDRGSLASVSTXHGLDRLSFQTSKTKSSFMELPETLLLHRVLSKGGHVLYAFLVESKERVGRVVHLSLLKDDTGHSIRKMLTVFKEFNPKWQKVQVVFTDVSSFHKAVLCELFPSAQVLLSIYHTVQLLEKNMKEAEMSPSFKQNLMLALQKAVFSPSAASLDALSQLVKRVVSLELYNXLQANWFSCKLLXCMHAEKGLHSCSMHMDSLDLIMHQLSSLFGQQLSLEASALCFLECADCLDSRGLGSLNQSFLSTKEDGWSSLQEKPYMCVGAAAGPGSVSGALPLAECPKTTGQAAAVGMGCLLAMLWETCTDLGFWLCLKEWEVVQMSSQLLSPRPGSLVVQLLEGAHRVRQDCWSCSCCFHRRYRLPCRHVLAVLQAHRRRVEEGMVCRCWQRRYQQLPVPGTRSSGSGGCSAGGRLEGGGERGWSLSLELASLLLQCEGEELEERSSALAAILAAWARLLGARSGWPRTAPANGGTGET
- the ACOT8 gene encoding acyl-coenzyme A thioesterase 8 is translated as MAAPGGAGGAGGRPEPERLPLPGDLRSVLITSVLNLERLDIDLFRGRHHWVPATQRLFGGQIVGQALVAAARAVSRHEQVHSLHCYFVRAGDPKVPVLYKVERTRTGKSFSVRSVKAIQHGKPIFTCQASFQLSQESPVQHQFTMPAVPPPEELLTQEELIQKFLQNPNLAENYKKHLNKIQAEDVPIDIKPVNPPDIFCSEPQEPKQLLWVRARGYIGETDMKVHCCVAAYISDYAFLGTALLRHRQYHIKFMASLDHSMWFHAPFRADHWMLYECESPWAGGCRGLVQGRLWRRDGVLAVTCAQEGVFRVEQTPNQSKL